In Amyelois transitella isolate CPQ chromosome 27, ilAmyTran1.1, whole genome shotgun sequence, a single genomic region encodes these proteins:
- the LOC106142115 gene encoding spherulin-2A codes for MASIYLLLTFPALVLASIDIEVSGKFDHDHSNLKVYYSGKQVDVITDKERNTFELNDGKLKDAIAAYFGRRPDDAYLRSPTPWNDLYRSYGWNQVLRTLTPKRGKILGISSQPTIVMQQVFENNSTKPADFDVGIHQTVQNTVSSSWSKSGDLTLGQEIKYGFDLEVLNGGVTTAFRYTSSWGENTQKSESITIGSTAGMKILLQPGQAVLASLHATRGTIKIELEYEASLSGDAAVNYDDAYRGHHFWGLDVGAVMASNNLQNKKVSREIIEFGFYSESKVVVNDKNTSVKVLEVAF; via the coding sequence ATGGCGTCGATTTACCTACTTCTCACTTTTCCCGCCTTAGTCCTTGCAAGCATAGACATAGAAGTTTCTGGAAAATTCGACCACGACCATTCTAACCtcaaagtttattattctgGAAAACAAGTCGATGTTATAACGGACAAAGAAAGAAATACATTCGAATTGAATGACGGTAAATTAAAGGATGCAATTGCTGCTTACTTCGGAAGACGCCCTGATGACGCTTATCTCCGAAGCCCAACGCCATGGAACGATTTGTACCGAAGTTACGGCTGGAACCAAGTTTTAAGGACATTAACTCCAAAACGCGGGAAAATCCTGGGCATCAGCTCGCAGCCAACTATAGTCATGCAACAAGTTTTTGAAAACAACAGCACGAAACCAGCGGATTTCGACGTCGGAATCCATCAGACAGTACAAAATACTGTTTCGTCGTCATGGAGTAAAAGCGGAGACTTGACATTAGGTCAGGAGATTAAGTACGGGTTCGACCTTGAAGTCTTAAACGGTGGCGTTACAACCGCGTTCCGTTACACGTCTTCTTGGGGCGAAAATACGCagaaatctgaaagtattacCATTGGATCCACCGCTGGGATGAAAATTCTGCTACAGCCAGGGCAAGCCGTGCTGGCTTCTCTTCACGCAACAAGAGGAACAATCAAAATCGAATTAGAATACGAAGCCAGTTTATCTGGAGACGCCGCTGTGAACTACGACGATGCATACAGGGGTCATCATTTCTGGGGCCTGGACGTTGGCGCCGTGATGGCAAGCAATAACCTCCAAAATAAGAAGGTTTCAAGGGAAATCATCGAATTCGGTTTCTATTCTGAGTCCAAAGTTGTTGTTAACGATAAGAATACCAGTGTTAAAGTTTTAGAAGTGGCATtttga